The segment TGCGTTTCTGGTTTGGTGATGACAAAAAGGAAGTTGTAGATCTTCATGAGGGCGATACCATTGTGATTCCTGCAAACTTGCCTCATGAAGCCTTAATGATTGGTGATGTTGAAGAAACCGATACCTGGGCCCCTCCACGTATAGATTGGTTGGATGGAACGGATCATTACTTAAAAAGATAATATGGATTTAGGCATCAAAAACAAAAAAGCACTCATTATGGCTTCGAGTAAAGGCTTGGGCAAGAGTGTGGCACTGGAACTTGCAAGGGAAGGTGCAGAAGTAATGATTTGTGGAAGAACCGAGACCGATCTTATCGAAACGGCTAATGAAATTTCACAGATTAATAATGCAAAAGTGTATTATGTTGTCGGGGATGTATCTATTGCAT is part of the Bacteroidota bacterium genome and harbors:
- a CDS encoding cupin domain-containing protein — protein: MIKAINWKDVPEEQVNPYMKRKLVYGDKVMIAKMRFKDGFVVPLHSHENEQITHVTFGSMRFWFGDDKKEVVDLHEGDTIVIPANLPHEALMIGDVEETDTWAPPRIDWLDGTDHYLKR